A segment of the Xenorhabdus bovienii SS-2004 genome:
CGTTGGCATCATCTATATAATGAAAGAACGCGATCTTGATGGTACTTACCAAATTGATGATGTTTTGGCTGAATCTAAAGTCAGTCTCGCTCGTGGGGAACGCCGCTTCGAGCAATTTGAACAGCTCAAAAAATTGCCCATACATGATCCAGACCATCTCCAACGTTTAAAACAAACTCATCATGAATATCTTAACGCGCTCAAAGAATTGGATGGATTTCTGGCAAAAAAACAGTATAAAGAATTTTTTGCTCAGAAAACCACCGACTATCAGAACGCTTTTAATGTGGAATATGACTACTATCTGAACCAGAATCAAAAACTGTATGATGAAGTGGCGCGCGAAGCAGATATCGCTTATCGCAATATCATCATTAGCTTAATCTCCGTGTTTGTGCTGCTGATTTCGGTTATGACAGTAAGCTGGATTGGCTTGCGTAAGGCATTGATCAATCCATTGAATAAGCTACTGGAAAATATTAAAGCCTTCTCGAAAGGTGACTTGACTCAAACCATCAATGTGTCCGGTACTAATGAAATGGGCATGCTGGCGGTTGGTTTGAGGCATATGCAGGATGAGCTGATCCATACCGTCAGAAGTGTTCATCAGAGTACGGAAACCATCTATACCGGCACCAGTGAAATTGCCGCAGGTAACAACGATCTCTCTTCTCGTACAGAACAGCAGGTGGCCTCGCTGGAGGAAACCGCTGCCAGCATGGAACAGTTGACGGCAACGGTCAAACAGAATGCTGACAATGCCCGTCAGGCCAGTAATTTGGCTGACAACGCCTCCGATATCGCCCGTCAGGGAGGTAAAGTGGTGGCGAATGTGGTGCAAACCATGCATGACATTGCTGATAGTTCCCGCAAAATTTCTGATATCACTGGTGTGATTGATGCCATTGCCTTCCAGACTAATATTCTTGCCCTTAACGCTGCGGTAGAAGCTGCCCGTGCAGGTGAGCATGGCCGCGGTTTTGCAGTGGTTGCCGGCGAAGTTCGCAATTTGGCACAACGCAGTGCGGAAGCGGCCAAAGAAATCAAATCCCTGATTGAAGACTCTGTGGATCGTACTGACACCGGCTCTGTGCTGGTGGAAAGTGCCGGCGAAACGATGAATAAAATTGTTGATTCTGTGACCCGCGTGACTGACATCATGGGGGAAATTGCATCGGCATCTGATGAACAAAGTAGAGGAATTACTCAAGTTGGTGTCGCTATTTCTGAAATGGATAGAGTTACACAACAGAATGCGTCACTGGTTGAACAGTCTGCGGCCGCAGCAGCGGCACTGGAAGAGCAGGCCATGATCTTGACCAAAGCAGTTGCGTTGTTCCAGCTACCGGAGCAGGCCGAAAGGAAGCAGTCTGAAAAAAGAAAACATGAAGTTTTATCGACGATAAAATCGCCGACTCCTCCAGCTAATAAAACGAATCCTCCTGTGCTGAAGAAAGGCAGCAATGTGGAAGACCCCTCTAATTGGGAAACATTCTAAAAAATAATAGCGATAACCACGGCTGCACAATGCAGCCGTTAAACGAGGTGATTACATGTTAGGCAGGCTTCGCATATCAACCAGTTTATATCTATTACTCATGATGTTTTGTGTTATGCAAATTATTTCGAGCGGTTTGTCTCTGGGAATAATTCATACAGACCAGTCATATATTGAAAGAATTGATTTGGGAACTAAACGAAGAGATACCCTTGGATTGAGCTGGGCAGCAATGCTGCAAACGCGTAACACTCTCAACAAAATTGCTATTGGCCAAAAAGTGGGTCAGTCGCAGGATCAGATCGACGCGATGGAAGCGTTGCTCAAAAGCTCATTGAATGAAGCTGAAAGGAATTTCGCACAGTTCAGTGCCTTACCTCAGATAGAAAAGAATGACCAAAGTGTCGCCTTATTGGCTGCGGTTGAACGTTCTTACCAAGAATATATTAATGCGTTGAAAGAGCTGAAAATATACCTTTATGAAGGGAATTTCCAGGCATTTCTTGATCAGCCAACAGAAAATTACCAGCGTCAGCTAGAAGTCGCATACAACAATTACATGCAGTATCTCGGCCATAACATCAGCACAGCGGTTTCCGATGGTGCCTTTTACTATAAAGTTTCCATCGCCATGTTTTTCGGTTCTATCCTGATGGTATTTGTTGTTTCGGCATCAGCGCACTGGTGGATGCGACGTAATCTGCTCCGGCCGTTTGATAATATGCGAGCCTGTTTTCAGGATGTAGCAGAAGGCCGCCTGAATAAAGAAATTGCTGTCACGACTAGTGATGAGATTGGCGATATATTCAGAAAACTGCGCGATATGCAGCAATCTCTGATTAAGTCGATTGCCTCTGTACGGGACAATACCAACCAGATGTATGCCGGTATTCAGGAAATTACACAAGGCAATACCGACCTGTCATCACGCACTGAAGAACAGGCTGCATCGCTGGAAGAAACCGCTGCCAGCATGGAAGAGCTCACTGTTACTGTCAAACAGAACGCTGAGAACGCACGTCAGGCCAGTGAGCTGGCAGTATCTGCTTCCCAGACGGCTTCGAAAGGCGGTGAATTGACCGTCAGCGTGGTGGCTACTATGGATGAAATTGCCAACAGTTCGAAGAAAATCAGCGCTATTATCAGTGTCATTGATGGCATTGCCTTCCAAACCAATATCCTGGCATTAAATGCGGCGGTTGAAGCAGCGCGTGCCGGTGAGCAGGGACGTGGGTTCTCTGTCGTGGCGGGCGAAGTGCGTGACTTGGCGCAACGCAGTGCTGAGGCGGCGAAAGAAATCAAAACCCTGATCGATGAATCTGTCCATCGAGTTAACCAAGGTTCTGAGCTAGTTAATCACGCCGGAAACACCATGGATGAATTAGTCAAATCAGTAAACCAAGTCACTGAACTGATGGCTGAAATTGCCGCTGCTTCTGATGAACAAAGCCGTGGTATTCATCAGGTTGCCCAAGCTGTCAGCCAGATGGATCAAGTCACACAGCAAAATGCGGCTTTGGTGGAACAATCTGCGGCAGCGGCTGCTGCGCTTGAAGATAAGGCCGACACATTAGTGAAAACCGTTGCTTTATTTGAACTGTCTGAAAGCTTAGATAATGAGTATGACCATCAGACATCCTCTGCTTCAAAAATGACCGATGAGTATATCGCAAGTCAAGTACGCTGAGGTCAGATGAAATCCAATTTAGCAGCCTCAGATACTGATGCTATTTCACCGCTGAACTTTATGTTTCAGCGGCATATTTTGTCGGATGCACAATTTGAACGCATCTGCCAGTTCATCTATCAACGGGCTGGTATTGTACTGGCCAAAAATAAACGTGAAATGGTTTACAACCGCCTGGTCAGGCGCTTGCGTGTACTGGGAATCAATGATTTTGGTCAATACCTGTCGATTCTGGAACAGAATATTCATAGCAAAGAATGGGAATTATTCATCAATGCATTGACTACCAATCTCACGGCATTTTTCAGGGAAGCTCATCATTTTCCCATTTTGGCAGCGCATGCCAGCAGAAAAAATGCAGGCACATATCGAGTTTGGAGCGCAGCCGCTTCGACGGGAGAGGAACCGTATTCTATCGCCATGACCCTGTGTGATGCATTAGGGCATCGGACAAATCGGATAAAAATCATTGGCAGCGATATTGATACTCATGTGCTGGAAAAAGCCCGTCAGGGAGTATATCGACTGGAAGAATTACAGCACATGAGTAATAGCCAAAAGAAAAAGTATTTTTTCAAAGGCATTGGTTCCTTTGAAGGATATGCCAGAGTGCGTCCCACACTGGCTGAACTGGTTAGCTTTCAGCACTTGAATCTATTGGATTCTGACTGGGCGCTCGAGGGTAAGTTTGATGCGATATTCTGTCGCAATGTCATGATTTATTTTGACAAAAAGACGCAGGAAAGAATTTTGCGTCGTTTTGCCAATTACTTAAAACCGGATGGTTTGCTCTTTGCGGGGCATTCCGAAAACGTCACTCAAATCAGCCGAGAGTTCTACTTGCAAGGACAAACCGTTTACGGTGTAGGTCGTCGGGCAGGAAGGGGTCATGAATAAAATAACTGTACTGTGTGTGGATGATTCGGCGCTGATGCGCCAAATCATGCGGGAAATAATCAATAGCCACCCGGATATGGAGGTGGTGGACTGCGCGCCAGATCCGTTTGTTGCCCGTGATTTAATAAAAAAACACAATCCTCAGGTATTAACACTGGATGTAGAGATGCCACGCATGGATGGCATTGATTTTCTTGAAAAATTAATGCGTTTGCGTCCCATGCCGGTTGTGATGGTTTCGTCTCTGACGGCGAAAGGATCAGAAATTACATTGAAAGCACTGGAGCTGGGTGCGGTCGATTTTGTGACCAAGCCGCAACTGGGCCTTCGCGAAGGAATGCTGGCCTATAGTGAGCTGATTGCCGAAAAAATCCGCGCTGCGGCGCAGGCAAAAATCAGTACCATGCCATCCAGTCCTGTGATTGCTACCCCATTGAATTTCAAGCCACTATTATCCAGCGAAAAACTGATCGCAGTCGGCGCTTCGACAGGGGGAACAGAGGCAATAAAAAACCTGTTGCAACCTTTGCCTGTCACCAGCCCGGCGTTACTGATCACTCAGCATATGCCGCCGGGTTTTACACGTTCATTTGCAGAAAGGCTCAATAAATTAAGCCAAATCACCGTTAAAGAGGCGGAGAATGGTGAGCGGGTTCTGCCGGGGCATGCTTACATCGCACCGGGGGATCACCATATGGAACTGTGTCGTAGCGGAGCTAATTATCAAATCATGACTACCCGCGCTCCGCCGGTCAATCGTCATCGTCCTTCCGTTGATGTGCTGTTCCGCTCCGTTGCCAAACATGCGGGACGCAATGCCGTTGGTGTCATCTTGACCGGAATGGGTAGTGATGGAGCTGCCGGCCTGCTGGAAATGAAACAGGCAGGTGCTTATACGCTGGCACAGAGTGAAGCAAGCTGCGTAGTCTTTGGTATGCCACGAGCGGCGATCCAGCTGGGAGCTATTGATGACATTATGGATATTCAAAAAATCAGTAAAGCGATGCTGGCCAAAATCAGCGCAGGGCAATCGATTCGTATTTAGTTGTTGTTATTTGATGTTAACTTTTGCGGCACTGTGCTGCCGGATGAATGAAATTCCAAGGAGTGTTTATGGCAAGTAAGGATCTGAGATTTCTGGTCGTCGATGATTTTGCAACTATGCGTCGCATTGTACGCAATTTATTGAAGGAACTGGGCTTCAACAACGTTGATGAAGCTCAGGATGGAGCTGAAGCACTCGCTAAGCTTCGTGCTGCTGAATTTGATTTTGTTATTTCTGACTGGAATATGCCCAATATTGATGGTCTTGAACTGCTGAAAATCATTCGCGGTGAAGAAAAGCTGGCTGCCTTACCTGTCTTGATGGTAACGGCAGAGGCGAAGAAAGAAAACATTATTGCAGCAGCACAGGCCGGAGCCAGTGGTTACGTCGTTAAACCGTTTACTGCGGCGATCCTGGAAGAGAAACTCAATAAAATATTTGAAAAATTAGGGCTCTAAGGAGACAAAATGAGTGAAAATCCAGTCATGCCGAGAGATGAGGCAGTTACTACCAGTGAAATAATCAGTCGTATTGGGCAGTTAACGAGAATGCTGCGCGATAGTCTGCGTGAACTGGGGTTAGATCAAACCATTGCTCAGGCGGCTGAGGCGATCCCTGATGCGAGGGAGCGATTGAATTACGTTGTCCAGATGACGGCACAGGCGGCTGAAAGGGTGCTGAATTGCGTTGAAGAGGCACAGCCCCACCAGAATGAATTGGAATCTTCGGCGAAATCCTTAACCCAGCGCTGGGATGAGTGGTTTGCAAACCCGAACAATCTGGAATTGACAGAGGCTCGCTCACTGGTGACAGATACCAGAGATTATCTCAATCTTGTACCTGAACATGTCTCATTTACCAATACTCAATTGCTTGAGATCA
Coding sequences within it:
- a CDS encoding methyl-accepting chemotaxis protein, with protein sequence MFNRMKIVTGLISVIILFGALQFISGGLFFNGLKNDTEAFDLLDKMRQQQKLLDESWINLLQARNNLNRVGIIYIMKERDLDGTYQIDDVLAESKVSLARGERRFEQFEQLKKLPIHDPDHLQRLKQTHHEYLNALKELDGFLAKKQYKEFFAQKTTDYQNAFNVEYDYYLNQNQKLYDEVAREADIAYRNIIISLISVFVLLISVMTVSWIGLRKALINPLNKLLENIKAFSKGDLTQTINVSGTNEMGMLAVGLRHMQDELIHTVRSVHQSTETIYTGTSEIAAGNNDLSSRTEQQVASLEETAASMEQLTATVKQNADNARQASNLADNASDIARQGGKVVANVVQTMHDIADSSRKISDITGVIDAIAFQTNILALNAAVEAARAGEHGRGFAVVAGEVRNLAQRSAEAAKEIKSLIEDSVDRTDTGSVLVESAGETMNKIVDSVTRVTDIMGEIASASDEQSRGITQVGVAISEMDRVTQQNASLVEQSAAAAAALEEQAMILTKAVALFQLPEQAERKQSEKRKHEVLSTIKSPTPPANKTNPPVLKKGSNVEDPSNWETF
- a CDS encoding methyl-accepting chemotaxis protein, whose protein sequence is MLGRLRISTSLYLLLMMFCVMQIISSGLSLGIIHTDQSYIERIDLGTKRRDTLGLSWAAMLQTRNTLNKIAIGQKVGQSQDQIDAMEALLKSSLNEAERNFAQFSALPQIEKNDQSVALLAAVERSYQEYINALKELKIYLYEGNFQAFLDQPTENYQRQLEVAYNNYMQYLGHNISTAVSDGAFYYKVSIAMFFGSILMVFVVSASAHWWMRRNLLRPFDNMRACFQDVAEGRLNKEIAVTTSDEIGDIFRKLRDMQQSLIKSIASVRDNTNQMYAGIQEITQGNTDLSSRTEEQAASLEETAASMEELTVTVKQNAENARQASELAVSASQTASKGGELTVSVVATMDEIANSSKKISAIISVIDGIAFQTNILALNAAVEAARAGEQGRGFSVVAGEVRDLAQRSAEAAKEIKTLIDESVHRVNQGSELVNHAGNTMDELVKSVNQVTELMAEIAAASDEQSRGIHQVAQAVSQMDQVTQQNAALVEQSAAAAAALEDKADTLVKTVALFELSESLDNEYDHQTSSASKMTDEYIASQVR
- the cheR gene encoding protein-glutamate O-methyltransferase CheR; amino-acid sequence: MKSNLAASDTDAISPLNFMFQRHILSDAQFERICQFIYQRAGIVLAKNKREMVYNRLVRRLRVLGINDFGQYLSILEQNIHSKEWELFINALTTNLTAFFREAHHFPILAAHASRKNAGTYRVWSAAASTGEEPYSIAMTLCDALGHRTNRIKIIGSDIDTHVLEKARQGVYRLEELQHMSNSQKKKYFFKGIGSFEGYARVRPTLAELVSFQHLNLLDSDWALEGKFDAIFCRNVMIYFDKKTQERILRRFANYLKPDGLLFAGHSENVTQISREFYLQGQTVYGVGRRAGRGHE
- a CDS encoding protein-glutamate methylesterase/protein-glutamine glutaminase, with the translated sequence MNKITVLCVDDSALMRQIMREIINSHPDMEVVDCAPDPFVARDLIKKHNPQVLTLDVEMPRMDGIDFLEKLMRLRPMPVVMVSSLTAKGSEITLKALELGAVDFVTKPQLGLREGMLAYSELIAEKIRAAAQAKISTMPSSPVIATPLNFKPLLSSEKLIAVGASTGGTEAIKNLLQPLPVTSPALLITQHMPPGFTRSFAERLNKLSQITVKEAENGERVLPGHAYIAPGDHHMELCRSGANYQIMTTRAPPVNRHRPSVDVLFRSVAKHAGRNAVGVILTGMGSDGAAGLLEMKQAGAYTLAQSEASCVVFGMPRAAIQLGAIDDIMDIQKISKAMLAKISAGQSIRI
- the cheY gene encoding chemotaxis response regulator CheY, translating into MASKDLRFLVVDDFATMRRIVRNLLKELGFNNVDEAQDGAEALAKLRAAEFDFVISDWNMPNIDGLELLKIIRGEEKLAALPVLMVTAEAKKENIIAAAQAGASGYVVKPFTAAILEEKLNKIFEKLGL
- the cheZ gene encoding protein phosphatase CheZ, which gives rise to MSENPVMPRDEAVTTSEIISRIGQLTRMLRDSLRELGLDQTIAQAAEAIPDARERLNYVVQMTAQAAERVLNCVEEAQPHQNELESSAKSLTQRWDEWFANPNNLELTEARSLVTDTRDYLNLVPEHVSFTNTQLLEIMMAQDFQDLTGQVIKRMMEVIQELEKQLVMVLMENMPSDQMAKAKKENDSLLNGPQVNQNGAGVIANQAQVDDLLDSLGF